In one window of Syngnathus typhle isolate RoL2023-S1 ecotype Sweden linkage group LG7, RoL_Styp_1.0, whole genome shotgun sequence DNA:
- the LOC133157178 gene encoding troponin T, fast skeletal muscle isoforms-like isoform X5 produces the protein MSDNEEYDQTEEEKPKFKMSAPKIPDGEKVDFDDIQKKRQNKDLVELQGLIDAHFEHRKKEEEELIALKDRIEKRRAERSEQQRIRAEKDKERQARREEERRIKEEADAKKKAGEEAKKKSALTNMGSNYGSHLQRADQKRGGKKETEREKKKKILAARRKQLNIDHLNEDKLKDKINELYDWMCQLESEKFDHMERLKKQKYEVTTLRKRVEELSKFSKKGAAARRRK, from the exons ATGTCCGACAACGAAGAGTA CGATCAGACAGAGG AGGAGAAGCCAAAGTTCAA GATGAGCGCTCCCAAGATCCCCGATGGCGAGAAAGTCGACTTTGAC GACATCCAGAAGAAGCGTCAGAACAAAGACCTGGTGGAGCTGCAGGGCCTGATCGACGCCCACTTTGAGCACcgcaagaaggaggaggaggagctcatCGCCCTCAAAGACAGGATT GAGAAGCGTCGCGCCGAGAGGTCTGAGCAACAGAGGATCCGTGCCGAAAAGGACAAGGAACGCCAGGCCAGGCGTGAG GAGGAGCGTCGCATCAAGGAGGAAGCGGACGCCAAGAAGAAGGCCGGCGAAGAAGCCAAAAAGAAGTCTGCTCTGACCAACATGGGATCCAACTACGGCAGCCACCTGCAGAGG GCGGACCAGAAGCGCGGAGGTAAGAAAGAgacggagagagagaagaagaagaagattttGGCCGCCAGGCGCAAGCAACTCAACATCGACCATCTCAACGAGGACAAGCTAAA GGACAAGATCAACGAGTTGTACGATTGGATGTGTCAGCTGGAGTCGGAGAAGTTCGACCACATGGAGAGGCTGAAGAAGCAGAAGTACGAG GTCACCACCCTGCGTAAGAGAGTGGAGGAGCTCAGCAAGTT CAGCAAGAAGGGAGCCGCCGCCCGCCGAAGGAAGTAG